A genome region from Nocardiopsis exhalans includes the following:
- a CDS encoding WD40 repeat domain-containing protein, with translation MQPPSTPGRQAWTPPGSTSPHAAITCARVVTLPDGGRIIAGGYSDGSLRLWDPDRHRALGRIETGHGAGVDCLATALTPDGVPIAVTGGGWGSTARAWDLNGRTPVDDLLAGSSDWLVVLDAATLPDGTVAVLAHDRETALGVWDLAGRSLVVRLDTAMPSPPETAALLAPAQGGLTVATGHNDERVRLWDVGTGEQVGEFATARGEEVYAVYAPGSDGHTVAAASRGGVVRTWDTRTRTASDVSRVPGHLTVLTGDPRHLVCARAGDPVVLTRTEG, from the coding sequence GTGCAGCCCCCGTCCACCCCCGGGCGCCAGGCGTGGACCCCGCCGGGGTCGACCTCACCGCACGCCGCCATCACCTGCGCCCGCGTGGTCACCCTGCCCGACGGCGGCAGGATCATCGCGGGCGGCTACTCCGACGGCTCCCTGCGGCTGTGGGACCCCGACCGGCACCGGGCCCTGGGCCGGATCGAAACCGGGCACGGTGCGGGCGTCGACTGCCTGGCCACGGCCCTGACCCCCGACGGGGTGCCGATCGCGGTCACCGGCGGCGGCTGGGGGTCGACCGCCCGGGCCTGGGACCTGAACGGGCGGACACCCGTCGACGACCTCCTGGCGGGTTCCTCGGACTGGTTGGTGGTACTGGACGCCGCGACCCTGCCCGACGGAACAGTCGCCGTGCTCGCCCACGACCGGGAGACCGCGCTGGGCGTGTGGGACCTGGCCGGACGCAGCCTGGTGGTGCGGTTGGACACCGCGATGCCCTCCCCGCCGGAGACCGCGGCTCTGCTGGCCCCGGCCCAAGGCGGGCTCACCGTCGCCACCGGTCACAACGACGAACGGGTGCGGCTGTGGGACGTGGGCACCGGTGAGCAGGTCGGCGAGTTCGCGACCGCCCGCGGCGAGGAGGTGTACGCGGTGTACGCACCCGGGTCGGACGGCCACACGGTGGCGGCGGCCAGCCGCGGGGGTGTGGTGCGGACCTGGGACACCCGCACCCGAACCGCGTCGGACGTGTCCCGGGTGCCCGGACACCTGACCGTCCTGACCGGGGACCCGCGGCACCTGGTCTGCGCCCGCGCAGGCGACCCGGTGGTCCTCACCCGGACGGAGGGATGA
- a CDS encoding thioesterase II family protein produces the protein MHEGALTRLRPVPRSRFRLFVLHHAGGSHLGYRGWVRHFPADWEICLLDAPGRARRVAEEPVRDAAALAEHLHGVIGPELDRPFGLFGHSMGALVAYELTRRLVDSGDPPVWLGASAWSPEPGPEHAEPRHLVSADRLREAIAGMGGTPRHALEDPDLWSYVEPLVRADLELVDTWSPAPRSAPLRVPLSVFGGAEDRGMTPERLAGWAEHVEGGFAHHTLPGDHFYFTGRTGDVVSRIVKDVEPLLD, from the coding sequence GTGCACGAGGGCGCCCTGACCCGGCTCAGACCCGTTCCCCGAAGCCGTTTCCGGCTCTTCGTCCTGCACCACGCCGGAGGCTCGCACCTGGGGTACCGGGGCTGGGTCCGGCACTTTCCCGCCGACTGGGAGATCTGCCTGCTGGACGCGCCGGGCCGGGCACGCCGGGTCGCCGAGGAACCCGTCCGCGACGCCGCCGCCCTGGCCGAGCACCTGCACGGGGTGATCGGCCCCGAACTCGACCGCCCCTTCGGCCTCTTCGGCCACAGCATGGGCGCACTGGTCGCCTACGAACTCACCCGCCGACTGGTCGACAGCGGGGACCCGCCCGTCTGGCTCGGCGCCTCCGCCTGGAGCCCCGAGCCCGGCCCCGAACACGCCGAACCCCGCCATCTGGTCTCCGCCGACCGCCTGCGCGAGGCCATCGCCGGAATGGGCGGCACGCCGCGGCACGCCCTGGAGGACCCCGACCTGTGGTCCTATGTCGAGCCGCTGGTGCGCGCCGACCTGGAACTGGTCGACACCTGGAGCCCCGCCCCGCGGTCCGCGCCGCTCCGGGTCCCGCTGTCGGTCTTCGGCGGCGCCGAGGACCGGGGCATGACCCCCGAACGCCTCGCGGGCTGGGCCGAGCACGTCGAGGGCGGCTTCGCCCACCACACCCTGCCCGGCGACCACTTCTACTTCACCGGGCGCACCGGTGACGTGGTCTCCCGCATCGTCAAGGACGTCGAGCCGCTCCTGGACTGA
- a CDS encoding glycoside hydrolase family 13 protein, which produces MLFSHDPHHDGSPDYVTLDGNRARLRVRVPGGADAVYANVVEDGESGLVEGELEHTADGVSWFSVRIPLQAVVTSYRFAIVRERRYTWLNQAGAHDHEVTDDGNFRLLNAPNPPSWVPGTTVYQIFPDRFARDDDSLEPLADHPDWALPRAWDDEPAGFGPDAPGEYFGGTLEGVRRHLDHLAELGAQVVYLTPFFPARSTHRYDASSFTEVDPLLGGDAALRALTREAHARGMKVMGDLTTNHTGDEHEWFLTAQADPDSEEAGYYYFDEHPDDYVSWLNVRSLPKLDYSSAALRERVYGSDDSVLVDRLGGEEGLDGWRIDVANMTGRLGAQDVNHEVSGEIAARMREAAPQAWLLAEHFYDAGPDTRHDGWHGVMNYAGFTRPVWAWLNTGPEGVRYAATHTSAPLPSSGAAEAVRAMRTTNAGLPWRVRTHSVNALSTHDSARFRTVVGDPVRQAVGVAAQATLPGVPFVFAGDEIGLEGRDGENSRRTMPWHRPEDWDRDVLASHRRLLALHRELPALWSGGLRWLDAGEHHMTFLRTLGGQVVLVHLTDGPHGGRITTPGELDAADFEVVASEGRAQVRLDEKVELSAEGPGYVVAVGTRA; this is translated from the coding sequence ATGCTGTTCAGCCACGATCCCCACCACGACGGCTCACCCGACTACGTGACCCTCGACGGGAACCGGGCGCGCCTGCGGGTGCGGGTCCCCGGCGGCGCGGACGCGGTGTACGCGAACGTGGTGGAGGACGGCGAGTCGGGCCTGGTCGAGGGCGAACTCGAGCACACCGCGGACGGGGTGAGCTGGTTCTCGGTCCGCATCCCCCTGCAGGCCGTGGTGACCTCCTACCGTTTCGCGATCGTGCGCGAGCGCCGTTACACCTGGCTCAACCAGGCGGGCGCACACGACCACGAGGTCACCGACGACGGAAACTTCCGGCTGCTCAACGCGCCGAACCCGCCCTCCTGGGTGCCCGGGACCACCGTCTACCAGATCTTCCCGGACCGGTTCGCCCGCGACGACGACTCCCTGGAACCGCTCGCCGACCACCCCGACTGGGCGCTGCCCCGGGCCTGGGACGACGAACCCGCCGGGTTCGGTCCGGACGCGCCCGGAGAGTACTTCGGCGGCACTCTGGAGGGGGTGCGCCGCCACCTGGACCACCTGGCCGAACTCGGCGCGCAGGTCGTGTACCTGACCCCCTTCTTCCCGGCCCGCTCCACGCACCGCTACGACGCCTCCAGCTTCACCGAGGTGGACCCGCTGCTCGGCGGCGACGCGGCGCTGCGCGCCCTGACCCGGGAGGCGCACGCGCGCGGGATGAAGGTGATGGGCGACCTCACCACCAACCACACCGGCGACGAGCACGAGTGGTTCCTGACCGCCCAGGCCGATCCGGACTCGGAGGAGGCGGGGTACTACTACTTCGACGAGCACCCCGACGACTACGTCAGCTGGCTGAACGTGCGTTCGCTGCCCAAACTCGACTACTCCTCCGCGGCGCTGCGCGAGCGTGTGTACGGCTCTGACGACTCGGTACTGGTGGACCGGTTGGGCGGCGAGGAGGGCCTGGACGGCTGGCGGATCGACGTGGCCAACATGACCGGCCGGCTGGGCGCCCAGGACGTCAACCACGAGGTCTCCGGGGAGATCGCCGCCCGGATGCGCGAGGCGGCCCCGCAGGCATGGCTGCTGGCCGAGCACTTCTACGACGCCGGACCCGACACCCGCCACGACGGCTGGCACGGGGTGATGAACTACGCCGGGTTCACCCGACCGGTGTGGGCCTGGCTGAACACCGGCCCGGAAGGGGTGCGGTACGCGGCCACGCACACGTCGGCGCCGCTGCCCAGCAGCGGTGCGGCCGAGGCCGTGCGGGCGATGCGGACCACCAACGCCGGGCTGCCCTGGCGGGTGCGCACGCACAGCGTCAACGCGCTGAGCACCCACGACTCCGCGCGTTTTCGCACCGTGGTGGGCGACCCGGTGCGTCAGGCGGTGGGTGTGGCCGCCCAGGCCACGCTGCCGGGGGTGCCGTTCGTGTTCGCCGGGGACGAGATCGGGTTGGAGGGGCGCGACGGGGAGAACTCGCGGCGCACCATGCCCTGGCACCGGCCTGAGGACTGGGACCGTGACGTGCTGGCCTCCCACCGCCGCCTGCTGGCCCTGCACCGGGAGCTGCCCGCGCTGTGGAGCGGCGGGCTGCGCTGGCTGGACGCGGGAGAGCACCACATGACGTTCCTGCGAACCCTGGGCGGGCAGGTGGTCCTGGTGCACCTGACCGACGGTCCGCACGGGGGCCGGATCACCACTCCGGGCGAGCTGGACGCGGCGGACTTCGAGGTCGTGGCGAGCGAGGGTCGGGCACAGGTGCGGCTGGACGAGAAGGTGGAACTGTCCGCCGAGGGCCCGGGCTACGTGGTGGCGGTCGGCACCCGGGCGTGA
- a CDS encoding GNAT family N-acetyltransferase, whose translation MSLELPTERLLIREWELGDADAALQIYGAEEVAHWLTPEWQPVTDISAMRSVLHAWIEAGPNLIPPAGRWAIVREEDGQLVGGLSLKLLPPFEEDFELTWALRPDVWGQGYATEASQAIIGWAFKQGIEEVFAVARPRNERAIAVARRLGMEWVGETEKYYDMRLQVFRLRPS comes from the coding sequence ATGAGCCTTGAGCTGCCAACCGAACGACTCCTGATCAGGGAGTGGGAGCTGGGCGATGCCGATGCGGCCCTACAGATCTACGGGGCCGAGGAGGTCGCGCACTGGCTGACACCGGAGTGGCAACCGGTAACCGACATCAGCGCGATGCGCTCGGTGCTTCACGCCTGGATCGAGGCGGGACCGAACCTGATCCCGCCCGCCGGGCGCTGGGCGATCGTCCGTGAGGAAGACGGACAACTGGTGGGAGGGCTGTCGTTGAAGCTGCTCCCGCCCTTCGAGGAGGACTTCGAGCTGACCTGGGCGCTGCGTCCGGACGTGTGGGGGCAGGGCTACGCCACCGAGGCGAGCCAGGCCATCATCGGCTGGGCGTTCAAACAGGGGATCGAGGAGGTGTTCGCGGTCGCACGCCCTCGTAACGAGCGGGCGATCGCCGTCGCGCGCAGACTCGGCATGGAGTGGGTCGGCGAAACCGAGAAGTACTACGACATGCGCCTGCAGGTGTTCCGCCTGCGTCCCAGCTGA
- a CDS encoding aldo/keto reductase — MRYRNLGASGLRVPELSLGTGTFGGSDPLFGEWGTTGPEQARRLVDRCLDTGVTLFDSADVYSGGAAEEVLGQALRGRRRPSAAARTAPAVPDRRWSRSCSSTWLMCSRRCPPRAGGPCHRCRSTGCSDGPRWLR; from the coding sequence ATGCGCTACCGAAATCTGGGCGCCAGCGGCCTGCGCGTCCCCGAACTCAGTCTGGGCACCGGCACCTTCGGAGGCAGCGACCCCCTGTTCGGGGAGTGGGGCACCACCGGCCCCGAACAGGCCCGACGTCTGGTGGACCGGTGCCTGGACACCGGGGTGACCCTGTTCGACAGCGCCGACGTCTACTCCGGCGGCGCGGCCGAGGAAGTCCTGGGCCAGGCCCTACGGGGTCGTCGCCGTCCGAGCGCAGCCGCCCGCACCGCACCTGCGGTTCCGGACCGCCGGTGGTCGAGGAGCTGCTCTTCGACGTGGTTGATGTGCTCTCGAAGGTGCCCGCCGAGAGCGGGCGGACCGTGCCACAGGTGTCGATCCACTGGCTGTAGCGACGGCCCGCGGTGGCTTCGGTGA
- a CDS encoding TetR-like C-terminal domain-containing protein — MVQAGEPGSTRPGGRTARVRAAVLAAAGDALAESGMNGLDLTDVARRAGVGRTTVYRRWGTVPALVADLLQDMAEQSQPRVETGSLLKDLLANARLVRETLAHPRQGRLFKAIIAAATCDERTARALHRFYEVRISEWAPCVEQAVERGDLPEGTDAREVIRAVSAPLYYRLLASGHPLDEAAAERCARAAAVAARAGVYMR, encoded by the coding sequence ATGGTGCAGGCAGGGGAACCCGGGAGTACGCGTCCGGGCGGCCGGACCGCCCGGGTGCGCGCCGCCGTACTGGCCGCGGCGGGCGACGCGCTCGCCGAGAGCGGTATGAACGGCCTGGACCTGACCGATGTCGCCCGCAGAGCCGGGGTCGGCCGGACCACCGTCTACCGCCGCTGGGGAACGGTCCCCGCCCTGGTGGCTGACCTGCTCCAGGACATGGCCGAGCAGTCACAGCCCAGGGTCGAGACCGGGTCGCTGCTCAAGGACCTGCTCGCCAACGCCCGGCTGGTCCGTGAGACCCTGGCCCACCCCCGCCAGGGGCGCCTGTTCAAAGCGATCATCGCCGCCGCCACCTGCGACGAACGCACCGCCCGGGCCCTGCACCGCTTCTACGAGGTGCGCATCAGCGAGTGGGCGCCCTGCGTGGAGCAGGCGGTGGAGCGGGGCGACCTGCCCGAGGGAACCGACGCCCGCGAGGTCATCCGCGCGGTCTCCGCGCCCCTGTACTACCGGCTGCTCGCCAGTGGCCACCCCCTGGACGAGGCCGCCGCCGAACGCTGCGCGCGGGCGGCCGCCGTGGCCGCCCGCGCGGGTGTCTACATGCGTTGA
- a CDS encoding aldo/keto reductase, translating into MTDAHSTPHIAEQAGTLLLGGDLPVHRLGFGAMRIVGEGVWGQPRDRDEALAVLRRTVELGINFIDTADSYGPQISEQLIREALYPYADDLVIGTKAGFVRTGPAQWHRLGRPEYLRQQVEVSLRNLGVERIDLMQLHRIDPEVPLADQLGALVELQGEGKVGHIGLSEVSVDELSAARAITPIASVQNQYAPSFRQSEDVLEQCEKDGIAFLPWAPVGRGEMAAADSPLAAIAAEHGVSPVQLALSWLLHRSPVMLPIPGTSRVAHLEENTAAAAVRLSPEEVERISQLLS; encoded by the coding sequence GTGACCGACGCACACAGCACACCCCACATCGCAGAGCAGGCGGGAACCCTCCTCCTCGGGGGCGACCTACCGGTCCACCGCCTGGGCTTCGGGGCGATGCGGATCGTCGGCGAAGGGGTGTGGGGCCAGCCCCGCGACCGGGACGAGGCCCTGGCCGTACTGCGCCGGACCGTCGAGCTCGGGATCAACTTCATCGACACCGCCGACTCCTACGGCCCGCAGATCAGCGAACAGCTCATCCGCGAGGCGCTCTACCCCTACGCCGACGACCTGGTCATCGGCACCAAGGCCGGGTTCGTGCGAACCGGTCCGGCGCAGTGGCACCGGCTGGGCCGCCCCGAGTACCTCAGGCAGCAGGTGGAGGTAAGCCTGCGCAACCTCGGTGTGGAGCGGATCGACCTGATGCAGCTGCACCGCATCGACCCCGAGGTGCCGCTTGCCGACCAGCTCGGCGCGCTCGTGGAGCTCCAGGGCGAGGGCAAGGTCGGTCACATCGGACTGAGCGAGGTGAGCGTGGACGAGCTGTCGGCGGCCCGCGCCATCACCCCGATCGCCTCGGTGCAGAACCAGTACGCGCCGTCCTTCCGCCAGTCCGAGGACGTCCTGGAGCAGTGCGAGAAGGACGGGATCGCCTTCCTGCCCTGGGCCCCGGTGGGCCGGGGCGAGATGGCCGCGGCCGACTCCCCGCTGGCCGCGATCGCCGCCGAGCACGGGGTGAGCCCGGTCCAGCTCGCACTGTCCTGGCTGCTGCACCGCTCCCCCGTGATGCTGCCGATCCCTGGCACCTCACGGGTGGCCCACCTGGAGGAGAACACGGCGGCCGCCGCGGTACGCCTGTCCCCCGAAGAGGTCGAGCGGATCAGCCAGCTGCTGTCCTGA
- a CDS encoding NAD(P)H-binding protein — protein MRILVTGASGTVGSEVVPRLLERGAAVRALSRDPANRVFPEGVEPVAGDLDRPESLEGAFDGVEAVMLYPHPETAEEVVARIRAAGARRIVLMSSASVETAPEADTSDNFGHQHHRPVEEAVERSGLEWTHLRGGEFMVNDLDSYPDSVRAEGVIRAPHGDNPGVPVHEADMADMAVAALLEDGHHGRAYEVTGPEHITPAERAAVISQALGRAITFEHLTTAQAREMWLSQGVPPEICDWLLWEPDPEDSTEWAADEFVSKDYEQVIGRPGRTYAQWVADHLDAFR, from the coding sequence ATGCGCATCCTGGTGACCGGAGCCAGCGGAACCGTCGGCTCCGAGGTGGTCCCGCGCCTTCTGGAGCGCGGAGCCGCCGTCCGCGCGCTCAGCCGTGACCCGGCCAACCGCGTCTTCCCCGAGGGCGTGGAACCCGTCGCGGGCGACCTCGACCGACCCGAGAGCCTCGAAGGCGCCTTCGACGGCGTGGAGGCGGTCATGCTCTACCCGCACCCCGAGACCGCCGAGGAGGTCGTGGCGCGGATCAGGGCTGCCGGGGCCCGGCGGATCGTGCTGATGTCCTCGGCTTCCGTGGAGACCGCCCCCGAGGCCGACACCTCCGACAACTTCGGCCATCAGCACCACCGCCCGGTGGAGGAGGCCGTGGAACGCTCGGGGCTGGAGTGGACGCACCTGCGCGGAGGCGAGTTCATGGTCAACGACCTGGACTCCTACCCGGACTCCGTCCGCGCCGAGGGCGTGATCCGCGCGCCCCACGGCGACAACCCCGGGGTCCCCGTGCACGAGGCCGACATGGCCGACATGGCGGTGGCAGCCCTGCTGGAGGACGGCCACCACGGCCGGGCCTACGAGGTGACCGGTCCCGAGCACATCACCCCGGCTGAGCGAGCCGCGGTGATCTCCCAGGCCCTGGGCCGCGCGATCACCTTCGAGCACCTGACCACGGCCCAGGCCCGTGAGATGTGGCTCTCCCAAGGTGTGCCGCCCGAGATCTGTGACTGGCTGCTGTGGGAGCCCGACCCCGAGGACAGCACCGAGTGGGCCGCGGACGAGTTCGTGTCCAAGGACTACGAGCAGGTGATCGGCCGCCCCGGGCGCACCTACGCCCAGTGGGTCGCCGACCACCTGGACGCTTTCCGGTAA
- a CDS encoding TetR/AcrR family transcriptional regulator — protein sequence MTSTENPRTGVRARTRSAILRAAATVLAHDRNAPLSAVAEAAAVGRSTLHRYFPEREELLAATYQEALSEISRAMDEAAVEEGPALEAMRRVVAAHVEVGDWVTFAFGDTANEVFDYAPSATDPEPDILTDLVRRGQEEGVFDPDADPNWVVQVLWALVFTGLERAERGHMPRHSVTPAVVRTLERGIGVRG from the coding sequence ATGACGAGCACCGAGAACCCGAGGACGGGGGTGCGCGCCCGGACCCGCAGTGCGATCCTGCGCGCGGCCGCCACCGTCCTGGCCCATGACCGCAACGCCCCGCTGTCGGCGGTCGCCGAGGCGGCCGCGGTGGGCCGCAGTACCCTGCACCGCTACTTCCCCGAGCGCGAGGAACTGCTGGCCGCCACCTACCAGGAGGCGCTCTCGGAGATCAGTCGGGCGATGGACGAGGCCGCGGTGGAGGAGGGGCCGGCGCTGGAGGCCATGCGACGGGTGGTCGCCGCGCACGTGGAGGTGGGTGACTGGGTGACCTTCGCCTTCGGTGACACCGCCAACGAGGTCTTCGACTATGCCCCGTCCGCCACCGACCCCGAGCCCGATATTCTCACCGACCTGGTCAGGCGCGGGCAGGAGGAAGGGGTGTTCGACCCCGACGCCGACCCCAACTGGGTGGTCCAGGTCCTGTGGGCCCTGGTGTTCACCGGGCTGGAGCGGGCCGAACGGGGGCACATGCCCCGGCACTCCGTGACCCCCGCGGTGGTGCGCACCCTGGAGCGGGGGATCGGCGTCCGGGGGTGA
- a CDS encoding CGNR zinc finger domain-containing protein, whose protein sequence is MHLNPYGQDPLALAVDLANRPCTDTADLERRCADAGFLLERAVGEVDLAAVRDFLTGWAEVIDSPDEPTRAERLNALLAEYSGPPRLTDHAGTGWHLHYRPDDLPAHRQIAALVAVGTALHLTGRGMSRLGRCAARDCTHVYADFSRNGRQRYCSSVCGNRDAVRRHRARAAQE, encoded by the coding sequence ATGCACCTCAACCCTTACGGACAGGATCCCCTGGCCCTCGCCGTGGACCTGGCGAACCGCCCGTGTACGGACACCGCCGACCTGGAACGGCGTTGCGCCGACGCCGGATTCCTCCTGGAACGCGCGGTGGGGGAGGTGGACCTGGCCGCGGTCCGCGATTTCCTGACCGGCTGGGCCGAGGTCATCGACAGCCCGGACGAGCCCACTCGCGCCGAGCGGCTCAACGCCCTCCTCGCGGAGTACTCCGGGCCGCCGAGGCTCACCGACCACGCAGGCACCGGCTGGCACCTGCACTACCGGCCCGACGATCTACCCGCCCACCGGCAGATCGCCGCGCTGGTCGCGGTCGGCACAGCCCTGCACCTGACCGGTCGGGGCATGAGCCGCCTGGGCCGCTGCGCCGCCCGGGACTGTACGCACGTGTACGCCGACTTCTCCCGCAACGGCCGTCAGCGGTACTGCTCGTCGGTCTGCGGAAACCGCGACGCCGTCCGCCGCCACCGGGCCCGCGCCGCACAGGAGTAG
- a CDS encoding IclR family transcriptional regulator domain-containing protein, with amino-acid sequence MTTEDAPDRGAHFVQSLERGLMVVRAFSADRPSMTLSEVARATDLTRAAARRFLLTLVDLGYVRTDGRMFSLTPRVLELGYAYVASAGLPDVAQPHLEDLSALVRESASVSVMEGDDVLYVARVATSRIMAVSIAVGTRFPASTTSMGRVLIAGYDDTELTAYLDRVELKPLTRFTITDTADLRAEILRVREQGYAIVDQELEEGLRSLAAPIRDDSGRVIAAANVSAHANRSSIDDVRRDLLPALLETTARIEADLASVARRDAAR; translated from the coding sequence ATGACCACCGAAGACGCCCCCGACCGCGGAGCCCACTTCGTTCAGTCCCTGGAAAGGGGACTCATGGTCGTCCGCGCCTTCTCGGCCGATCGCCCGTCGATGACACTCAGTGAGGTCGCGCGCGCCACCGACCTCACCCGGGCCGCCGCCCGGCGTTTCCTACTGACCCTGGTGGACCTGGGATACGTGCGCACCGACGGCCGGATGTTCTCCCTGACCCCGCGCGTCCTGGAGCTCGGCTACGCCTACGTGGCCTCCGCCGGACTGCCCGACGTCGCCCAGCCGCACCTGGAGGACCTGTCCGCCCTGGTGCGCGAGTCCGCCTCGGTTTCGGTCATGGAGGGCGACGACGTCCTCTACGTGGCCCGCGTGGCCACCTCGCGGATCATGGCCGTTTCCATCGCCGTGGGCACCCGCTTCCCCGCCTCGACCACCTCGATGGGCCGGGTCCTGATCGCGGGATACGACGACACCGAGCTCACCGCCTACCTGGACCGGGTGGAGCTCAAGCCGCTGACCCGGTTCACCATCACCGACACCGCCGACCTGCGCGCGGAGATCCTGCGCGTGCGCGAACAGGGCTACGCGATCGTCGACCAGGAACTGGAGGAGGGCCTGCGCTCGCTGGCCGCGCCCATCCGCGACGACAGCGGCCGGGTGATCGCCGCGGCCAACGTGTCCGCGCACGCCAACCGCTCCTCCATCGACGACGTGCGCCGCGACCTGCTCCCCGCGCTCCTGGAGACCACGGCCCGCATCGAGGCCGATCTCGCCTCCGTCGCCCGCCGCGACGCCGCCCGCTGA
- a CDS encoding CoA transferase subunit A yields MAVPLDEAVRQLIHDGNTVALEGFTHLIPVAAGHEIIRQGLRDLTLVRMTPDIVYDQLIGAGCARRLVFSWGGNPGVGSLHRFRDAVTASWPGPLEIEEHSHAGMANRYVAGASGLPFAVLRGYSGTDLVEHNPNIKTVSCPFTGQELAAVPALNPDVTVIHAQRADTAGNVQLWGIVGIQKEAALAADRVLVTVEEVVDALDPVPGQVILPSRVVDAVSVVPGGAAPSYAHGYYERDNAAYKAWDTIGRDREAFTAWLAELTATASGATAALLSGATSATSTPTASAAPDAGDPEPAGRGA; encoded by the coding sequence ATGGCCGTGCCCCTGGACGAGGCGGTTCGGCAGCTCATCCACGACGGGAACACCGTCGCCCTGGAAGGGTTCACCCACCTCATCCCCGTGGCAGCCGGGCACGAGATCATCCGGCAGGGCCTGCGCGACCTCACGCTGGTCCGGATGACGCCCGACATCGTCTACGACCAGCTCATCGGCGCCGGATGCGCGCGCAGGCTGGTGTTCTCCTGGGGCGGTAACCCCGGCGTGGGCTCGCTGCACCGCTTCCGCGACGCGGTCACCGCCTCCTGGCCCGGCCCGCTGGAGATCGAGGAGCACAGCCACGCCGGGATGGCCAACCGCTACGTCGCGGGCGCCTCCGGGCTGCCCTTCGCGGTCCTGCGCGGCTACAGCGGCACCGACCTGGTCGAGCACAACCCCAACATCAAGACGGTCTCCTGCCCCTTCACCGGCCAGGAGCTGGCCGCCGTCCCCGCGCTCAACCCCGATGTCACCGTGATCCACGCCCAGCGCGCGGACACCGCGGGCAACGTGCAGCTGTGGGGCATCGTCGGAATCCAGAAGGAGGCCGCCCTGGCCGCCGACCGGGTCCTGGTCACCGTGGAGGAGGTAGTGGACGCCCTCGACCCCGTTCCCGGGCAGGTGATCCTGCCCAGCCGGGTCGTGGACGCGGTGAGCGTCGTCCCCGGCGGCGCCGCCCCCTCCTACGCGCACGGCTACTACGAGCGGGACAACGCCGCCTACAAGGCCTGGGACACGATCGGCCGGGACCGTGAGGCCTTCACCGCCTGGCTCGCCGAACTCACCGCGACCGCGTCCGGTGCCACCGCCGCCTTGCTCTCCGGAGCCACTTCGGCCACCTCGACCCCCACGGCGTCCGCCGCCCCGGACGCCGGTGACCCCGAACCCGCTGGGAGAGGCGCGTGA
- a CDS encoding CoA-transferase subunit beta, with the protein MTTVTWTSDEIMTVTAARSLRDGMACFVGIGLPSTAANVASRTHAPDLWMIYESGTLGAAPDHLPLSIGDGILADTADAVVSVPEVFNYWLQAGRIDVGFLGAAQIDRYANINTTVIGDYDDPEVRLPGAGGAPEIAASCREVVVIMRHSRRAFVDKVDFVTSVGHGSGSGDRERLGLTGSGPVRVITDLGVLEPDPRSRELTLVGVHPGVEVAAVREATGWDLRISDGLVRTPDPTGAELSVLRSLTGAA; encoded by the coding sequence GTGACCACCGTGACCTGGACGTCCGACGAGATCATGACCGTCACCGCGGCGCGCTCGCTGCGCGACGGGATGGCCTGCTTCGTCGGCATCGGCCTGCCCAGCACCGCCGCCAACGTGGCCAGCCGCACCCACGCCCCCGACCTGTGGATGATCTACGAATCCGGCACCCTGGGCGCGGCCCCCGACCACCTGCCGCTCTCCATCGGCGACGGGATCCTCGCCGACACCGCCGACGCCGTGGTCTCGGTCCCGGAGGTCTTCAACTACTGGCTCCAGGCCGGACGCATCGACGTCGGGTTCCTGGGCGCCGCCCAGATCGACCGGTACGCCAACATCAACACCACCGTCATCGGCGACTACGACGACCCCGAGGTGCGCCTGCCCGGAGCGGGCGGGGCCCCTGAGATCGCCGCCTCCTGCCGTGAGGTGGTCGTGATCATGCGGCACAGCCGCCGTGCGTTCGTGGACAAGGTGGACTTCGTGACCTCGGTGGGTCACGGGTCCGGCTCCGGCGACCGCGAACGGCTCGGGCTGACCGGATCCGGTCCGGTCCGGGTCATCACCGACCTCGGCGTGCTCGAACCCGATCCGCGCTCCCGGGAACTCACGCTGGTGGGCGTGCACCCGGGCGTGGAGGTGGCGGCGGTGCGCGAGGCCACCGGCTGGGACCTGCGGATCAGTGACGGCCTCGTGCGGACCCCGGACCCCACCGGCGCCGAGCTCTCCGTGCTCCGCTCCCTCACCGGGGCGGCCTGA